The nucleotide sequence GCAAATCCTTCGGGATGGCGCGCCACTGGCAACCGGTCGAGAGAACATACATCAGGCCGTTCACGACATCGCGAATGTCGACCCTGCGCTTCCCGCCGCCCCGTCTGGCGGGTGGAATCAACGGTTCGACGTGCGCCCATTCGTCATCCGTCACGTCACTCGGATAGCGCAATTTGCTACGATCGTAACGCGCACGATTTTCATTCGTCCACATCAGCGGCCCCTCAAGAATCAGGTAGCCTCACTGAATCACAAGCGATCCATCCGGTTCAACTTCTCTTCGGACCGACACTGAGAAACCGCGTGTTTCGGAGGGATCGCGATCATCACATGCACATGATCGAGCATCAAATGCCCCTCCTCGATCCGGCTCTCCTTCTGCACAGCCAGTTTCCTGAACACTTCCCCAAGATGACCGCGAAGCTCACCATACAGCGTCTTGCGGCGGCGTTTGGGAATGAACACAACGTGGCATTTGCAGTCCCATTTCGTGTGACTTAAGCTCTCATACTCGTCCATCGCGGAACTTCCTCTTCGTGTGCTTGGCGGCTCACGGTGAGAAGTTTCGTCGGTGGACTGCGGTAAACGTCAAACTCCGACTGCCACCCCGGCAAAGCCGGGGGAACTCTCATTTTGCTTTAGAAGCGCATCAGCAACCGGCACCAGGCGAGATTCCATGACCACCATAGATCAATCGACGGACTTAGAAGATCCAGCGCTCTCGCCTTGGTGGGTGCGCGCGGTGCTGATCGTGATGGTGCTGGGCTTTTCGGGGCTGATCGCCGTCACCGTGCTGGCCTATCACAACGCGCCGCCGATACCTGCGCGAGTGATTGGGGCTGACGATGCCGTGCTGTTTACCGGAGCGGACGTCGGTGACGGTCAAGCGGTGTTTCTCAAGTACGGCCTGATGGACAACGGCACCGTCTGGGGCCACGGCGCCTACCTCGGGCCGGACTACGCGGCCGAGACATTGCATCGGATCGGCGAGCACACCGCAGCCGCGCTGGCGCAGCAGCAATACGGCAAGCCGCTGGCCGCGTTGACGCGGGCACAGCTGGCCGGCGTCCGCAGCGAAGTGGCGGTGGCGCTGAAGACCAACCGCTACGACGCCACCACGGAGACGCTGCGTCTGACCGCGCCGGAGGCCGAGGCCTTTCGCTTAGAGATCGGCCAATGGACTGACTACTTTCGTCATCCGTCCCGCAACGGCGGCCTCAAGCGCGACCTGATCACAGACCCAGCGGAACTGCACCAGCTCACCGCTTTCATCACATGGGCGGCCTGGGCCTCGGTCGCCGATCGTCCGGGCGCGGACTACTCCTATACCAACAACTTTCCTTATGATCCCACCGTCGGCAATCAACCGACTGCGGGAGCGCTACTGTGGAGCGCGCTGAGCCTGATGATGCTACTCGGCGGTATCGCCGTGGTGCTGCTGGCCTTCGGCAAATTCGACTATCTCGGCTGGATCAGTCGCGGCCGGCATGTGCACCCGCATCTGCTGCCGGGGCAAGCCAGCGCGGGCCAGCGCGCGCTGGTCAAGTTCTTTATCATCGTGGCGCTGCTGTTTCTGGCGCAAACGCTAGTCGGCGGCGCCACCTCCCATTACCGCGCCGATCCCGGCAGCTTCTATGGCATCCCGCTGGAACAAATCTTCCCTAGCAACCTGATGCGCACTTGGCATTTGCAGACGGGAATCTTCTGGATCGCCACCGCTTACGTCGCCGCCGCGTTGTTCCTTGCCCGCTCGCTGCGCGCCGACGAGCCGCGCTGGTTGGCCGGCTGGGTGCACGTACTGTTCGCCGCCTTCGTCGTGGTGATCGGCGGCAGCCTGTTGGGCGAGTGGTTGGGCATGTCTGGGCTGCTCGGGCGGTGGTGGTTCTGGCTGGGCGACCAAGGCTGGGAATATTTGGAGATCGGTCGGCTGTGGCAGTACCTGCTGGTGGCCGGTCTGCTGGTGTGGTTCGCGTTGTTGTGGTGGCTGGCGCGGCCGCGCGCGGTGGCTGACGTGGCGGCGCGCCCATTGGCGCGGGCGTTTCTGCTGGCGGCGTTGGCGATCCCGGTGTTCTATATCCCAGCGCTATTCTACGGTGCCAAGACCAACTACACGGTGGTTGATACTTGGCGCTTCTGGATCATCCATCTGTGGGTGGAGGGCTTTTTCGAGTTTTTCGCCACCACTGTCGTTGCGCTGGTGTTTTTCCAACTCGGCCTGACCAGCCGCAACACCGCGCTGCGCGTAATCTACCTCGACGCCATCCTGTACTTCCTCGGTGGCATCGTTGGCACAGGGCATCACTGGTATTTCACCGGCCAAACCAATTTCAACATGGCGCTGTCGGCCATGTTCTCGGCGCTGGAGGTGGTGCCGCTGACGCTCCTGACCTTGGACGCGTGGGACTTCGTCCGCGTCACTCGGAGTGAATGCGAAATCTGTGGCAAGTCCGTCGCAGTGCCGCACAAGTGGACTTTCTATTTCCTCATGGCGGTGGGTTTCTGGAACTTCGTCGGCGCCGGTGTTTTCGGCTTCTTGATCAACCTACCGATCATCAGCTATTATGAGGTCGGCACCTTGCTCACGCCCAACCACGGTCACGCCGCGCTGATGGGCGTGTTTGGTATGCTCGCGATCGCGCTGATGGTTTTCGTATTGCGCCAGACCATCGACGAATCGCGTTGGGCCGGCATCGAGAAATGCGTAAAGGTCGCCTTCTGGGGTACCAATATTGGCCTCGCCATGATGGTGGCAATGAACCTTTTCCCCGGCGGCGTGCTGCAGTTACGGGACGTGACCCAGCACGGTTACTGGCATGCCCGCAGCCTAGCCTACACCGGCAGCGACACAGCACGCCTGATCGAGTGGCTGCGCCTGCCGGGCGACCTGGTGTTCATTATATTCGGCGCAACACCCTTGGTGATCGCCACGGTCAAGGGGTATCTGGGTATGGGCGCTGCATGCCCAGGCGAGGGGCGGACAGCCCGTGATGGCGTTGTAGGCGATACACGATTTGAATGAATGAGAATCAGGTCAGCCTGGTGTCTCGGCCTCCTCGTCTTCCGCCGCCGGATAAACGAGAATCCCACCGTGCGGCGATCGCGCGACGACCGTGAGCTTTGCGGGGTCTGTCCTAATGGGCTCCATGATGTGGCCACGGGGAGCTTCTCCGCCGGCAGGCACTCCGTAATGATGCGGCGGTGGCAGCGCCACCACACGGCTTCGGCGCGCATGATAGCGCAACGATGGACACGGGCGAGCGCCCGCAATTCTTCAAACCCCGTGCGGAACGCGGCGATTGGCGCGTAATCGGAAAAATGAAACCACTTGAATTCGAAGATGGATGCGTAAATGGCGGCGGCTCACCAATTACGCGTCGCGTTGCGCCCTGTACGGGGACGACGCGTCCTGCATTGATCCGCTGCCACAAGACAAAAGGTTCGCGAACGAAGCATGGCGACGTTGGCCATACAATCTTTTCTATCAAAGCTTCTTGCTCAATCAGCAGTGGTGGCACAACGCGACCACCGAGATCGCGGGCGTCACCAAGCAGCATGAGAATGTCGTCGAATTCGCCTCGCCGTAGATCCTCGACATCTTCTCTCCTTCCAACTTTCTGCACATGAATCCCGAAATCCAACGGCGCAGAATCACACAGGCCCAAAGCGCCATTCATTGAAGCGCGACTTCGGAGAAGCTGCGCAGCTTGCGCGAATGCCGCCGCTCGCGTTCCTGCGCCTTCAGCTTCTCCAGCGCGTTAAGGCCAATTTCGAGATGCTGGTCGACTCGTTGGCGGTAGAAGCTTTCTGCAAAAGCTCGACGCCGCCTATCCGTCGTCAACGGCGATCAAGCTGATCCTCGACAATCATTCCGCGCACATCTCGAAGGAAACCAAGGCTTGGCTCGACGCGCAACCAGAGGGGCGTTTCACCTTCGTGTTCACGCCCAAGCATGGTTCATGGCTCAATCTCGTCGAGAATTTCTTCTCAAAGCTCGCACGATCAACGCTTCGTCATATCCGTGTCACGTGCAAAAAGGAGCTGAAAGATCGGATCATCGCAGCAATCGACGACATCAATCGCGATCCCGTCGTTCATACCTGGACCTACAAAATCAATGTCACGCCATGATATGAGTCGATCCACGGAAGCGCTGTACTAGTCTAAGATCCAGGAGCCCGATGCTCGCGACCTTGGCCGCTTTGCGCGCCGGGTTTGCCTTCGATGCCAGGTGAGCCGGCCGCCCTTGAGCTCGTACCGAGTTGCTTACCCTGTTCGCTGATATTCGATGGGTCTTCATATTGCTTTTCAACGGCGGTGCTCGGCAAGACGTTTCTGCCTACAGCAGGGCCGGACGTATCGCCAGACTGCTGTTGTGCGAGCGCAGCGCCGCTCAGGAAGAACGATGCGATCGCCCAGAGCGCCGTAAATCTACGAGTGGTCATAGGTTTTCTCCGTGATTGGAGTTTGTTCCCCTGACGAAAGGGAACTCGTGAGTTATGTTGGCTCGACTCGCCGATAAGCAAGCCGGGGCTAAAGCGTTACGTTTGAAGAATGATCCCGGCGCCGTTCGGCCCAGAGCCCCCGCCGAAACCCAGAAAATGGGCGGTGCGCGCTGGAGATGCTCGCCAAGCGGATGGGCTGGTCGGTTTTTGGGGCAAAGAGTCCATGACCGCGCCAAGATGAACTCGCCACCTTGCGCCATCACGCTGGCGCTATATTGACCGCGTCGCACGAACGGAACGCAACCCAAAATAGCGGGAGCGCTGCAAGATTGCAGCGCCCCTTGAGGTTTAGGGACCAACTACGAGTCGACCTTTCATGCCCGGATGGAAGCGGCAGGTGTAGTCGATCACACCTGGCCGCTTCAAAACCGTTTGGCCTTTGGCCCCTGGTAGGAGGTCTATGTCGAAACTCCCATCGTCGGCGGTTGCCGTGTGGCGAAAAATGTCCGAATTTCGCCACTCGATAATGTCATTCACGTGCAGGCCTGCCGGGGCAGACCCAAACGCCAATTTGTTGATTTCGATTACGTAAACCTGCGGCTCGGCGCCACGCGACAACGGTGTGAAAGCGAGAAAGCTGAGCATCAGCGCCCCACTCGCCGCCATAAGGGATCGAACGCCCATCGAAACGCTACTTCAGCTGGTCGACGAGATGCTCAGCGTGCTGCTGATGTTCCTTAAACAGCTTGAGACCGGTTTCAAGCAGGCTCTTCAATTCACCGTTTTGGGCGTCGGGAATGAGCACGGTTGCAAGCGCCCCATTGACGGTTTGGTGATAGGCGACCTCGTTCTGCGCGTACGTCTTGTCAAAGGCGGCTCCGCTCAGCTTCGACAACTCCTCGCGCTTCTTGGCGGCGCCTTCCGTCAGGGATTTGCTGGTGTCATTGTCTTCCGGCTTAACCTTTAGCTTTTCGACCAAGGCGAGCGCCTGCTTGTTGACTGCAGTGTGATCGCGGACCATTTCCTCGGCAAAGTCCTTGACGGCTTTGTTCTGTGATGTTTTCAGTGCGAGCTCTGCGGCAGCGATGTCGAGTTGCCCTGCGGTATACGCGATGTGCGCAATTTGCGGATCGGTTGGTTTGGCTGCAGTCTGAGCCATTGCCCCAGACGCTGCGAAGCTCATTGCGACGGCGAGCAGAAGACGCGGTTTGCGGAACATGGTGGTGTCTCCTTGACATCAACTTCCCGCCTATGCGGGTGATGGCGCCTCAATAGATGCAGGGACAATCCAAAGGTTCCCGATAAATTGCGGGAACCTCTCTGTTTCTGCCGCATCTGATAGTAGTCGGAATGGATGCCAGTTGGGCTGCAATGAAAAAAAATCAGACAAGGATCGCGGACGCAGACTGGACGAAGCTGGCGGATGTCGACATCATCGCGCGTGTGGCGACAGGCGATGCTGGAGCTTTTGCCGAGCTTATGCGGCGCTACAACCGCAAACTCTATCGTACCGCGAGGGCCATGACAGGCGATAATGGCGAGGCCGAGGATATTGTTCAGGAGGCTTGGACGCGCGCCTATGCCCATATCGCGGATTTTCGCAACGAATCCGCGATCTCCACTTGGTTGGTCCGCATTGTCCTGAACGAGGCGCTTGGCCGAAAACGGCGCACAAGGCCAACCGTAGAATTGGACGAGACAAACGAGCATCAAATGTCGAGCGTGATCATGCTGCCCAGCTGCGGGGCCAATCCGGAAAGCTCAATGTCAAGGACCCAGGTTCGGCATTTGCTCGAGCGGGCGATCGATACACTACCACCTGACTTTCGCACGGTTTTCGTCTTGCGCAGCGTTGAAGAAATGCGCGGCGCGGAAGTCGCGCAACAGCTCGGAATTCCAGAAGCAACTGTCAAAACAAGACTGCACCGCGCCCGCGCGTTGATACGCCAGGAGCTTGAGAAAAACTTCCTGATTGCGCTCTCCGACGTGTTCCCCTTCGATGGTGCACGATGCAAAGAACTGTCCAATCGTGTGATGGCCAGGATTGGACTGTTGCAAGACAAGAGTTAGACTTTGTTCCCTCTCAATCCCAAAACTTTCACGACCAGGGCGAACGTTTCGGGCGCGTCAATCGCGAATTGAAGGGAACTTCTGTCATGACTGTAACCGCGGGGAAAACGGCATTTGTCTTCGCGGGCGGAGGAAGCCTCGGCGCGATCCAGGTCGGCATGTTGCGTGCCCTGCTATCTTCTGGATTGCATCCGGATTTCGTGGTCGGCGCCTCAGTCGGGGCGATCAATGCAAGTTATTTCGCCAGCGCGCCAAACGCCGAAGGCGTGGCGAGTCTGGAGCGGATCTGGTCTGGTCTGCGACGCGCGGACATTTTTCCGTTCAGCTCGGCGAGCGCCTTCGGCCTGCTCAGGTATCCAGACAATATCATCAATCCCAGCCGATTGCGCCGTCTGATCGAGACGCATCTGTCCTATGCTCGTCTCGAGGAGGCGGCGATTCCCCTGCATGTCGTGGCGACCGATCTGCAGGGGCTGAGCGTCTGTCTCTCCAGCGGTCCGGCGGTTGAGGCGATTCTCGCGAGCACGGCGATCCCGGGCGTATTTCCGCCCGTCTATATCGACGGCCGGCCGCTAACGGACGGCGCAATCGCGGCCAATACGCCCATCCGGATCGCAGCCGAACTCGGAGCGTCACGAATCATCGTGTTGCCGACAGGTTATGCCTCCGCGCTGAAAGAATCGCCAAAAGGGGTGGTGGCCAAGGCCCTGCATGCAATCACGTTGATGATAACATGGCAGCTCAAGCATGAAATGACGCTAGTCCCCGAAACCATCCAGTTGCATCTCGCGCCGATGCTTTGCCCACTCGAGGTGTCCCGATACGATTTTTCGGCGTCGAAAGAACTTATCGAGCGGGCAGCTCGCTCGACGACAAAATGGATCGAGCACGGCGGGTTGACGCGCAGGGCGCTCCCACAGGAGCTCGCGGCGCATCGCCACCATGGTTAACGAAAGCTCGCACGCCAATCAATACGCACGCTCATTCGGTGTCTGACGACTCGTTCCAATAAATTACTGCCTCGTCAATGCGGTCAGAATCCCCTTCCTGAATTCCCAGCGCCCCATCTATCTCGATTTCTGGCTCTGGTCGTTGCAACAAACCGGCATCCTCGAGACTTTCGATGTCGGGCAGATCGCGCAGACTGGCCAATCCGAACACCTCCAGGAATTTGCGCGTCGTGACATAGGCATAGGGCGCGCCGGGTTCCGGCGCGCGCGGACCGGCGGCGATGAGGTCCAGACTCTTGAGCCGGCCAATGATGTCCCGGCTGACCTCCTTGCCGATGAGGCGCGACAGTTCCGCGCGGGTGGCCGGCTGCAGGTAGGCGATCGCGGTGACGGTGAGCAGTTCGGTCGGCGTCAGTTCTGGCGGCCCGGCGTCCCTGGCGCCGTTGCCCAGCGCGCGAATGGCGCCGGCGTAGCGCGATTTCGTGCGAAGCTGCCAGCCGCCGGCGACCTGGACCAGTTCATAGGGACGCGGGCGCAATTCGTCGCGAATGTCGGCGAGGAGATCGTCGAGATTGCAATTCTTCCCGACGATCTTGGCGAGCGCTTCGCGCGGCACGGGATCGAGCGCGGCGAAGATCGCCGCCTCGACGCGGCCCAGCCATTCGCGCCAACGGGCGCCTTCCGGCAGGTCGGCCAGCTCGGGATCGAACAGCGGTTCTTGCTCACGTCTTTTGGGACGGCTCATCGCTGATCCCTATAAGCCGTAGAGCCGAAAACTGGGCCGCCCCGACAATTCGCGCGCGGCGCCGAGCTCGACCAGCCGATCGAATAGACGCCGGCTGGCGCGATCCGACAGCCTCGCGGCTTTCGCCGCGGTCGCCGGAGAAACCGCGTCGTCGGCGAGCAGCATTTCGATCACTCGCCCCGCCCCTTTCGCCCTCAGCTTTGGCGCGACGCTCAACAGCTTCGCCGATCGCCGAGAAAGATCGGCGGCGAGCCCATGAGCCTCCCGCGCGGCGAGCGCGACGGCCGTGGCGCAATGGAGCGGCCAATCGGCGTCGCCCGCGCGCGGCCGGCGGCCCGCCGACCGCGACGACGGCCGCGCGATCGCCGTCGCGAGGAGTGGAACCGGCGCGTCCCAACCGAGCTTTCGCGCCAGCATCAGATCGCTCAGCCACAGCGCCAAAATCTCGGCCTCGAGGCGCGGCGCGCCGTCCAGCATTCGCGTCGTCGTCGAACCGGCGCGCGCCGCCGCCGCCAACGGATTTTTTTCGTCTTCAAAGAGATGGCGCAGCGCCTCGGCGAGCGCCTCGAAATCGAGGTCCCGCGGCAGTTCGAGCAGATCGGCGGCCCCGCGCAGGATTTGTTGGTCGAACCCCGCCGGGCGCGCGGCGAAACCGCGCCACAGCCGATGGACGCGGCCGGCCGGACTGGTGGGCGCGTTCCCGCCGGCGTTGGGCGAAAGATGCTCGGCGTCGCGCAGCGCGGAAGAATCCTCGCGATGGCGCGCCAGGGCGGCGCGGGCGGTCGCGGCGCGCAAGGCCAGGCGCTGGCGCAGCGCCCCGGCGAACGGCGGATTTTCGCGCACGATCGCGTCGAGCAAAGCGAGGCCGGCGCCGGCGCGGAACGCCGCCTCGAAGCCCGCGTCGGCGCCTACAACGCCAGTTGTCGACGGCCGCGCCCAGGACGGAAACATTTGCCGTAACAGCGGGTTGGCCGGCGCGGAACTGGGCGCGGCGCGCCGGCGCGAGCGCCGCCGCGGCAAGGCGACCGGCGCCGCGCCGCGCGAGTCGGCGGCGGGGATTTCGTCGTCGAAGGGGTCTGGGGGATCGAATCGAACCATGGCCTTAGCATAACCCAAGGCGGCGCTTTGTCACGTGGTTCAGCGCCAAATCCGCCGCGCTTGTCGGATGAATGGAATGTCCGATAACCTTATCTTATCGGACGCGATTCGGAACCCCAGCAATGCCCGATAAAATTGCCGAAAACGACCCCCTCGAAGTCTCTCCGAGGCGTCGGGAAAATGCGAACAAAGACGGAACAACGTCCGACGACGCCTCTCCGCCCTCCCCTCCCACACGCAGCGATCCTCTCGCCGCCCTCGCCGAGACGGCCAAAGGCTACGCACGCGCTGCGCGGGCCAACAATACGCAGCGCGCCTATGACGCCGACTGGCGGCACTTTTCGTCCTGGCTGCGCCGCCAAGGCTTGCCGCAGTCGCCGCCCGACCCGCAGACGGTCGGGCTCTACCTCGCCGCCTGCGCCGACGCCGGCGTCAGCGTCGTCACGCTGGAGCGCCGCCTCTCTGGGATTTGTTGGCATTACCGCCAACTCGGCGGGCCGCTCGACTCCCGCGACCGCCACATATCGACTGTTCTCGCCGGTATCCGCCGCCGCCACGGCCGCCCGCCCGTGCAAAAGGCGGCGATCTTCGCCGACGAGTTGCTCGCCATGTTGGCCACTCTCGACATGGACCTGCGCGGCCTGCGCGACCGCGCCATCCTGGCCCTTGGCTTCGCAGGCGGCCTGCGCCGCTCCGAGATCGTCGGCCTCGACTGCGGCCCCGAGCAGACCGAGGATGGAACCGGCTGGGTCGAGTTTCTGGACGGCGGCGCGCTGTTGACAATCAACGGCAAGACCGGCTGGCGCGAGGTCGAGATCGGCCGAGGCTCCCGTCCCGAAACCTGCCCGGTCGCTTTGCTCGAAACCTGGATGCGCCTGGGTCGTATCGCAAACGGCCCATTGTTTCGGCCCATCGCGCGCAAGAACGGCGGCGTCGCTTCCGAGCGGTTGACCGACAAGCACGTCGCCCGTCTCGTGCAAAAAACCGCGATGAAGGCGGGAATCCGGGGCGATCTCACAGAAGGCGAACGCAAGTGCGCCTTCGGCGGCCACAGTCTGCGCGCGGGCCTCGCCTCGTCGGCGCAAATCGAAGAAGCCCATGTGCAAAAGCACCTTGGCCACGCCAGCGCCGAGATGACCCGCCGATACCAGCGTAAACGCGACCGGTTCAAGGTCAACCTCACCAAGGCCGCCGGGCTGTGAAGGCCGGAAAAGTCGTCTAGTTTCAACAGAGAGAAAGGGGTTGGCATTGAAGTGCTAAGTCAAAAGCCGCCACATGATTTTGACTTACGGCTTCAAATTGAACTTTTTAAGCAAAACCGACAAATGCGTGGCCGCGGCCGCCGAAAGCAAGCCTCGGAATGGCCCTGAAGGCGAGTTTTCGGCCCGCAAATCGGCGACAAAGGCAGTTTTTCGGGCGTTTCTCCAGTTCGCCCCTGCGCGGGAGCGGCGAACTTCGGCCTTCGGAAGCGCATTCTAGTTCTGGAATGTTTGTTGCGTAATATAGGTGTTTCATGATATAAACCTGATTAATGCAACAATCGCCCACGATCCAGGCCAAAAGCCTGAAGGAGCTCGCCCTCGCCGTCGCTCGCGACCGCGGGATAGCTCGTTCGCGGGATTTCGAAGCGGCAGGAGTTCCGCGCATCTACCTTCAACGCCTCCGGGACGAGGGACTACTCACGCAACCCGGAAGGGGCCTCTACGCGCTCGCCAACAGCCAAATCAGCGCGCATCACAGTCTCGCCGAGGCTGCCAAATCTGTTCCCAGCGGGGTCATTGGACTGCTTTCGGCTCTCCAGTTCCATGAACTGACGACCCAGCTCCCGTCCCAGGTCTGGATGCTCCTGCCTTCAAAGGCATGGGCGCCGAGGCGATCGCCCGTCACACTGAAGATTCTGCGCGCCAGTGGTGAGGCGCTGAAAGCCGGAGTCGAGCAGCAGCTCGTCGATCGGGTGGTCGTCCCCATCACATCGCCTGCGAAAACCGTGGCCGACTGTTTCAAATATCGCGGCAAAATCGGTCTCGACGTGGCTATCGAGGCGCTTCGGGACTGCCTGACGAAAAAGCGGGCCACGCGCGACGAAATCTGGCGTTACGCCGCCATCGATCGCGTCCAGAATGTCATGCGGCCTTATCTGGAGGCGCTCTCGTGACACGAGAGCCGCTCAAGAATGTCCCCGCCTCCGTGCGAGACCGGCTGACCCAGCGTGCGCGGGCCGCCGGCGAGAATGTTCAGCTGATCCTGACCCGCTACGCGATCGAAAGGCTCCTTTACCGGCTGAGCGCTTCACAACATCGAGAACGGTTCGTCCTGAAGGGCGCCATGCTCTTCAGCCTGTGGGGGCCGACGCCTTATCGCGCGACTGGAGACCTCGATCTTTTCGGGACAGGCAACCCCGAGATCGAACAATTGATCTCCGTCTTTCGAGCAATCATTCAGGTCGAAGTCGTCGAAGACGGCGTCGCCTTCCGATCCGACACTTTGCGCGCCGAGCCGACGCGACCACAAGACGAATATGCAGGCGTTCGGATCATGTTCGACGCCTCGATCGCCAATGCTCGGCTCCCGATCCAAGTGGACATCGGATTCGGCGACGCCATCACCCCTGCCCCGCAGGAGATCGAATATCCATCGCTGATCGGAATGCCGGCGCCGAAACTCAAGGCCTACCCGCCAGAGACAGTCGTCGCGGAAAAGCTCGAGGCTCTCGTATCGCTCGGCGTGGCCAACAGCAGGATGAAGGATTTCTACGATCTCTGGGCGATCAGTCGGACCTTCGCCTTCGATGGGCTGGTGCTGACCAAAGCGATACGGGCGACATTCGAGCGCCGCGGAACGATGCTGCCGACCGAAATTCCATTCGGACTTTCAGAGGCGTTCGCTGCGGATCCGGTCAAGCAAACACAGTGGCGGGCCTTCCTTCGGCGCACCGAGATCGCGATGGCGCCGGAGCCCCTGACCCAAATTATCCCGTCGATCGCCTCATTTCTGATGCCGGTCCTTCAGTCCGCCGCCGACGAACGGACCACTCCAGGAAAATGGCCGGTCGGCGGGCCTTGGGGAGATTGATCGGTGCCCCTGATCGGCTACGCCCGCGTCTCGACCGAGGAGCAGGTCACGGACGCCCAGACGGATGTGCTGAAGGCGGCCGGCTGCGTCGAGATTTTTCGCGAGCATATGTCGGGGGCGAAAGCCTCGCGGCCGGAACTGGCCAAGGCCCTTTCGCGCGTGCGCCGCGGCGACGTTCTGGTCGTCGCGCGGCTCGACCGATTGGCCCGTTCGCTGTCGCATCTCCTGTCCGTGATCGCCGAGCTCGACGCCAAGGGCGCGCATTTCAAATCGCTCGCCGATCCGATCGACACCACGACCCCACAAGGCCGTTTCGCCCTGCAGGTTCTGGGCGCCGTGGCGGAGTTGGAGCGCGCCCTGATCCAGGAGCGCACCAAGGACGGCTTGCGCGCCGCCAAGAAGCGCGGCCGCGTCGGCGGCAATCCAAAGCTCCGCGCCGGCGATCGCGACGCCATCCAGCGCATCGTCGACGCCAAGGCGGCGAACTATTTCGAGCGCGTCAATCGAACGGCCGAACATTGGCTGCCGGTCGTCCGGCAAATGCGCCCGGATCATCGCTGGCAGGATGTCGTGCGCGTGCTCAACGCCAAGCGCGAGAGCGCCACCGACGCTCCCCTGCCCCAATGGACCGCCGAGCGCCTGAAGCGCGCGGTCAAATGCTTCGTCGCCGAGGGCTTGATCGAGCCCAGGCTCCTCCATCAAGCCGCCAGCCGAAAAATCAGCAGCGAACGGCTCGTCACGCTCGTCGCCGGGATCAAGCGGGCCAATCCCGATCTGACGCTCGCGCAAATCGGCGCGCAGCTCGAAGCCATGTATGAGCGCACGCCGCGCGGAGGAGCGCGCTGGGCGCCTTCCTCCGTCAAAAGCCTGCTCGATCGCGCCGAAAAACTCCAATTGTTCGCCGCCGAAACTCCGTGAGCGAGCGGACTGCCGCGCGTCCGAAAACCCATCCCCCACGTCATCCCGTCCTCTTGCGTTGGCGCGCCGCCTTTGCGGCCTTGCCGCGCAACAGCGCCATCAGCACCGGCCCGAGCGAGAACTCCCCTGCCCTCGCCTTTTCCGTCAGGACGCGGAGATAGCCGCCGGCGCTCCTGATCTCCTCACCGCGTTGCAGGATGGCGGCGATGACGATC is from Methylosinus trichosporium OB3b and encodes:
- a CDS encoding DUF4142 domain-containing protein produces the protein MFRKPRLLLAVAMSFAASGAMAQTAAKPTDPQIAHIAYTAGQLDIAAAELALKTSQNKAVKDFAEEMVRDHTAVNKQALALVEKLKVKPEDNDTSKSLTEGAAKKREELSKLSGAAFDKTYAQNEVAYHQTVNGALATVLIPDAQNGELKSLLETGLKLFKEHQQHAEHLVDQLK
- a CDS encoding patatin-like phospholipase family protein, with amino-acid sequence MTVTAGKTAFVFAGGGSLGAIQVGMLRALLSSGLHPDFVVGASVGAINASYFASAPNAEGVASLERIWSGLRRADIFPFSSASAFGLLRYPDNIINPSRLRRLIETHLSYARLEEAAIPLHVVATDLQGLSVCLSSGPAVEAILASTAIPGVFPPVYIDGRPLTDGAIAANTPIRIAAELGASRIIVLPTGYASALKESPKGVVAKALHAITLMITWQLKHEMTLVPETIQLHLAPMLCPLEVSRYDFSASKELIERAARSTTKWIEHGGLTRRALPQELAAHRHHG
- the scpB gene encoding SMC-Scp complex subunit ScpB, coding for MSRPKRREQEPLFDPELADLPEGARWREWLGRVEAAIFAALDPVPREALAKIVGKNCNLDDLLADIRDELRPRPYELVQVAGGWQLRTKSRYAGAIRALGNGARDAGPPELTPTELLTVTAIAYLQPATRAELSRLIGKEVSRDIIGRLKSLDLIAAGPRAPEPGAPYAYVTTRKFLEVFGLASLRDLPDIESLEDAGLLQRPEPEIEIDGALGIQEGDSDRIDEAVIYWNESSDTE
- a CDS encoding nitric-oxide reductase large subunit; protein product: MTTIDQSTDLEDPALSPWWVRAVLIVMVLGFSGLIAVTVLAYHNAPPIPARVIGADDAVLFTGADVGDGQAVFLKYGLMDNGTVWGHGAYLGPDYAAETLHRIGEHTAAALAQQQYGKPLAALTRAQLAGVRSEVAVALKTNRYDATTETLRLTAPEAEAFRLEIGQWTDYFRHPSRNGGLKRDLITDPAELHQLTAFITWAAWASVADRPGADYSYTNNFPYDPTVGNQPTAGALLWSALSLMMLLGGIAVVLLAFGKFDYLGWISRGRHVHPHLLPGQASAGQRALVKFFIIVALLFLAQTLVGGATSHYRADPGSFYGIPLEQIFPSNLMRTWHLQTGIFWIATAYVAAALFLARSLRADEPRWLAGWVHVLFAAFVVVIGGSLLGEWLGMSGLLGRWWFWLGDQGWEYLEIGRLWQYLLVAGLLVWFALLWWLARPRAVADVAARPLARAFLLAALAIPVFYIPALFYGAKTNYTVVDTWRFWIIHLWVEGFFEFFATTVVALVFFQLGLTSRNTALRVIYLDAILYFLGGIVGTGHHWYFTGQTNFNMALSAMFSALEVVPLTLLTLDAWDFVRVTRSECEICGKSVAVPHKWTFYFLMAVGFWNFVGAGVFGFLINLPIISYYEVGTLLTPNHGHAALMGVFGMLAIALMVFVLRQTIDESRWAGIEKCVKVAFWGTNIGLAMMVAMNLFPGGVLQLRDVTQHGYWHARSLAYTGSDTARLIEWLRLPGDLVFIIFGATPLVIATVKGYLGMGAACPGEGRTARDGVVGDTRFE
- a CDS encoding DUF1403 family protein, with protein sequence MVRFDPPDPFDDEIPAADSRGAAPVALPRRRSRRRAAPSSAPANPLLRQMFPSWARPSTTGVVGADAGFEAAFRAGAGLALLDAIVRENPPFAGALRQRLALRAATARAALARHREDSSALRDAEHLSPNAGGNAPTSPAGRVHRLWRGFAARPAGFDQQILRGAADLLELPRDLDFEALAEALRHLFEDEKNPLAAAARAGSTTTRMLDGAPRLEAEILALWLSDLMLARKLGWDAPVPLLATAIARPSSRSAGRRPRAGDADWPLHCATAVALAAREAHGLAADLSRRSAKLLSVAPKLRAKGAGRVIEMLLADDAVSPATAAKAARLSDRASRRLFDRLVELGAARELSGRPSFRLYGL
- a CDS encoding transposase gives rise to the protein MLDNHSAHISKETKAWLDAQPEGRFTFVFTPKHGSWLNLVENFFSKLARSTLRHIRVTCKKELKDRIIAAIDDINRDPVVHTWTYKINVTP
- a CDS encoding RNA polymerase sigma factor; translated protein: MDASWAAMKKNQTRIADADWTKLADVDIIARVATGDAGAFAELMRRYNRKLYRTARAMTGDNGEAEDIVQEAWTRAYAHIADFRNESAISTWLVRIVLNEALGRKRRTRPTVELDETNEHQMSSVIMLPSCGANPESSMSRTQVRHLLERAIDTLPPDFRTVFVLRSVEEMRGAEVAQQLGIPEATVKTRLHRARALIRQELEKNFLIALSDVFPFDGARCKELSNRVMARIGLLQDKS